Below is a window of Macadamia integrifolia cultivar HAES 741 chromosome 8, SCU_Mint_v3, whole genome shotgun sequence DNA.
ATGATGAACCTTTCTGCTCCATTCATTTGTGAATTCTTCAGGGATGTACAGGAGAAAGCTTTGCCGTAAGCTATTCATTCTTCTTTGTCAAGCTTTTTTCCAAATACGTAATTACTGAAGTAAGTTTATTCAGTGACGTCTGATAAAATTGGAAAGATACTGAAATAAATACGACTTTTGGGTTCAGCTTCGTGGACTATGTTTTTGGAAATGAGACGGAAGCAAGAACCTTCTCGAAGGTTCATGGCTGGGAGGTAATATTTGTTTCATGGCCTTTTTACTAGATCCAGTTGAGTTTAACTATTTTTCCTGATTGGGTTTTCCTTCATGGTAGACTGAGAATGTTGAGGAGATTGCTCTGAAGATCTCCCAGTGGCCCAAGGCTTCAGGAACACACAAAAGGATTACTGTGATCACGCAAGGTTGTGATCCAGTTGTTGTTGCTGAGGATGGCAACGTGAAATTGTTCCCAGTGATCTTGTTGCCCAAGGAGAAGCTTGTTGATACCAATGGAGCTGGTATGTGCTGCTTTATTAATTTGTAACccctccccccccttttttatcTTGTTGGTTGCAGGGACTTAAAACCTCATTTGTCATTTCATGGTAACAAAGTTacagaagaataaagaaaaaagaaaaaaatggggcTGGGGGATTTGTCACCATGCACGGTGACAAGTGCATTGCAACCACAACCTCATTCTGCCACATGGAAGAGTGATGTCGCAAATAAGGCCCTCCTATTTATGTTCATGCAACATTATACCGTGGTAGTCTTGTGCAGCCTTTATTTACTCCTGAATTTTTAATGGTTTGTTCTGCTTGGGGTGTACCTGTTCATaaaattttgggtaatttacaatgccaccccttggagaatgccaatattagagggacaccccctctctttcaccaaattggactcggaccccctaccgtcagtcaacgttaaggaatataccttttaTATTGATAtcaacaactatattttattttaaataccaataTACCCTTATTAAattgaagtacctaaaatacccattccAAGACCTAATTTCCATTTCTCCCAAATCGTTATTTTTGGATGACCGGCGATCGTACAGAGCAGCGGTAGCGGCATCGGCGATGGACAGCATGGAGCCTCAACACTTCGATTTGTAGGAGTGAATAGGAATTGGTTGAGAGCCTGAGATTCACAGAACTACCGTTTGCGACTACCCGTTGAAGGCACAGGCAACCGAAGACTAGGTGAAATGCTATGAAATTGCGCTGGTTTTGGAAATGTCCACTCCAGTGAACGAGTAAGGGTTTCAAGGAGGAGATAGAAAGAGAGCTTGGACATTCGGAAGGCTTCCATCCAGCGGGGATCAGAGTCGTCGGAGGCAACGTAAAGAAAGCGCTGGAACCAGCAGGAAGATGAGGATAAGGAAGAGCTCAGAGGGGTTATTAGGCTTTTCACGGTTTCGGTAGGAACGAGGGTTTCGATGAGAGAGTTGAATTGGGTGAGAGAGACGGCAGAGGCTGCGATTAGTGattctagggttagggtttgggaaGGGTGAAGATGAAGATCATTCTGGGCGAGGAAGCTGTGGGCGGCGGTGATAGCGGAAGCGAGAAGAGGGGTGAGTTGGGAGAGGTGCTCGTGGCggtcaatttggggatttttcttacttttcttggcagtggtggtggtagCGGCGGTGGCAGTAGCGGTGGCGGCGGCGCTGCTCAAGATGACTGGGGAGATGCGTTCCCGTTGATCGACGTCTTTTCTCTCACTCTCCTTAGGAAAATACTTGCGGGGTCTCCCACGTTTCCTGACGGAAGAGGAAGGCGCGGCACCCAGGATTAGGGGAAGGTGTTCTTGGTGGTTGCTTCGAATAGTATTCTCATTTTTCTTGGTAGAAGAATTGGCGGCTCCGCCCCTCCCCTTGCCGGCAACCATGCTTGATCGCCGCCACAAGCAGTGGAGAAGTTCTTTGCAGAAGGGCTAAAAGACGCTTTCGTCATTACGTGCTTTGTTGCAGGGAAGCGTGTCATCCACTCGGAGACGACCAATAGGAAGCTACAGGAGATCAAAAATGCGATAACCTTGGTTTTGTTGTCCAAAGAtaaggaggggtatttttgggataatgaaaaatatCTAATTTATCAGTTTTTACTCATGagggcaaaaacgtcatttcaaagcatcatgtaacgttgactgacggtaaggggtccgagtctaatttggtgaaagagagggggtgtccctctaatattggcattctccagggggtggcattgtaaattaccctaaaatttTAATCCTGTCTGAGTTGCTCACACGGTATAATGTCTCTACATGGTTGTGGTGCATTTGTCACTAACGTGTTGACAACTTGTTCCCCCCCACAAAGTGGAAGAAATGGTAAAGTCTTGAATCATGTATAATCATTTGATCTCACCCAAATGCCccgtttttcttttaattctctATAGGAGATGCATTTGTTGGGGGATTTTTGTCTCAGCTGGTTCAGGAGAAGCCAATTGAAAAATGTGTCAGGGCAGGTTGTTATGCAGCAGATGTTATCATCCAGAGGTCCGGTTGCACCTACCCAGAGAGGCCTACTTTTAAGTAGGGGCTCATGGGAACCGTGCTTGCTTCCTTTTCTACATGTTAATTAATTTTGATGCAAATTAGGATAAGAACTGGTAGTGGTAATATGTTTCACCGAATGGTTTCACTACTGTAGTTACGGTTTCCATTATTTAGTGAGTTGCACCATAATCTATCATTATATTTGACTGGGAATGTAAACACCCAAATCAAAGCCATATTTGGCTAGTAAATAAGTGTCTTATTTGTTGTCAAATTGTGGAAAAATTTGTTTCGAGTAGCTCTTTTTACAGGCAACGAACTTCATCTTTGCTGGCATATGATGGCATGAACTTTGCCTAGATTTCAAGATGCCGTAATCTTGGCTTGGACTGCATTGCTTTTTTTTCATTACCCTGTTATTCAGAAATGTCATGTATGGTGCTACCTATCTTATGGGCCCTAATCCCAAAGAGctgaagcaaggagagagagaggctccatcctaggatgcaacaatgagcttgttccttgggggtGTCAACACAATTAGAGGAGACTTTATTGCAAACATCAAAATTGTAGTCCCAAATTTTTTAGAAAGAACTTGACCTTTGGGTCTGTTGTTCGAGGTTGAGCTCCATTCAAAATTTGGTAGATGATAGTTCCAAAGACAAGCTTGTCCACCACATCATGCATAGTCTTTCCGGTAAAAGTCACatctatccaaatccattccttcGAGAAGGTTCAGATTCTCCTACTCTTAGTACTTATTTAGCCAGGAGTCCTATCTGAAGTGATGAAGAAAATAGATAGACAAAGAAGTGATGGTTCTCATCTTCAAGAGCGTTCTAACACAggcaataagatttttttttttttttgggggaggggggaggggggagggaatagGGATATGTTAGTGGATAAGCAAGGATTATGTTAGGAGGTGGATTCAAATCCTTTGTGGCGGGTAGTGAGTGGCAATGAGGATCCAACAGCTAGGAGGGCCTTGGCATGCACTCCAATCGTTGGATGTTCACTACCACTTATTGCCTCCtgcagaggatttttgtgcGTTAGGAGGTAGTTCATGAAAGCTCCCAAACATAGTAATTTGATGGGAAATGTGGCCCTTAAACCAAGGTTTTAGTATATGGTATTTGTGGCTGTATTGGTCAGGACTGATACTTAAAATGAATTGACCATATCGGATTGGGTTGGATTATTTTACTCCACAAAAATTCCAATATCACCCATTTTGACCTTCAAAAATATTGATACCTTCAATTAGTATTGGTGATGTATTGATATTAGAACGGCGCTTTCGTAGGCTCTCGGTTATGGCTACATCCGTCTTTTAGTTGAATCGGATTGCAAGGCGAGGTCGCAGTCATTATTGAGGATGTGCGCAAGTtatgttcttttgttttcatatcTTTTCACTTTATTCCATGGGCTGCAAACTCTATTGCTGATGCCTTAGCAAGGAAGGCCTTGTCCATCATGTGTAGGACAGATTGGTCGATTACCACACCGTGGCTTCAAGACCTTTGTGGGAATGAGGCTATTGGTTGTACACATGGTTCTTTTTATCAGTAAATTTtccttccaccaaaaaaaaaaaagaaaagatgtattgatatcaatgccGAAATCATGCTGGCAACAACGAACGCCTTTTATGACTatgtttttttccttcaattatGAAACCATAATACAATGCCCTAAAGTCATGCGAGACATTAGGAGAGAAGAGCCATGTAATAAAAGAGTGACCTTGCCGTGATTATATTATACAAAAACCGAGTTAGAAGTCAAGAAGAAGACTCGGCCCGATTACACTCTTTGTTGgagatttttcatttcttatcatcGTCGAGTCTACCCGTAAATTTCCTTCTTGTGCGAAGCGCCATcgtttttagagagagagagagagagagagagagagagagaagtacgAGGCTACGAGCAGGTATTGGGATTTGGGACTCGGGGTGAGTTGAAAGAAAGACTTGTGTCGCGTGTGGTGGTCGGTGGGTATATCTATTGATCTACCAATCCATGTCGGTTTGAATTCAAAGTTGCAGAGTAGCGAGAAACGACGGCCATGTCCGGTCCGCGTCTAGACTTACGCACCAGGGAGCAAGTTATCAAGCAGTCCACTGCGTCGTTCTTCTCGAGCTTCTACACATTTCTCTTTCTATCCCTTTTGCTTTTCTCATTCCGTACGACTGTTGAGAACGGAACCCTACACGTCACCTCTTTCATCGATAGGGATCCCTCTCTCAAAGCCCTTTTATCCCGCCTCGATCTTGCTGGCAAGAATGCCAGATCTTCCGAAGGTCTTAGATCTCCTGACGCCGTTAATAGGCGACGTCGACCTTTTCTTCACCTCAGCCGTATCGGAACCCTAGACGATGATTTCTTCTCCGGAGAAGGCGATGAAGATCGGAGTCTCTTTGGGATGGGTCGTCGTTCCCCTGTTAATGGTAGTTCTGTGAATCTCAGCCATTTTTTCAGTCGCGAAGGCAAATTAGGGTTATCGAATTCTGAGGAGAGGTATGGATTTAGGCTTTCGGAGGTTGTTGGCTCTGGATTTCTTTTCAAGATGGAGGGTTTGTCTTCGTCGGGTGACGGAGATGGTAATGTTGAAGGAACTGAGAGGGCGGCTTTGGAAAAGGGAGAGGAAGTCGACCGCCCTGcggattttcagttatttatcaAGGGTGTCCGTATCGGTCGTCGTGATGCTGCGGCCTTGTTCTTTCTGGTGAGTTTCTTATCCGTAGCATATGGTTGGGTGATTCTGGGCTATTTGGTGACGCATTCTTGCATTCTCGGTATTGTATTCTATACTGTCGTCAACGACCATTTGGGAAGGTATCAGTCGTTTAGTGGAACGGTTAAGGCTGGTTCGCGTTTGGGCATTCGGAGGCTTTCTGGGTTTATACTCATGAGATGGGCTGTTAAAGATGCCTTGACCCAACTCCTTGGTCTGTGGTTTTTTGGTGAAATTGAGGATCAGTATTCATTCTTTAAACTGTTTGTGCGATTGAAGCTCATGCCTTTCTCCATCATTTCTCCGTGGATCCGGGGTTTTGAGACTGAGATCTCAGGGTTTCTGTTTACGTGGTTTTTGGTGGATGTTATTGTGGCCTTCATTTTTGCGTTGGATTGTTGGGTCGCAATTATGGACACAAGGAGGAGTGGCAGGGAAGTCGTGAAGGAAGGATGCTACTTAATATCTACAATGTTAAACCAGGCAGTCCAATTAAAATGCTATGAAGCCATTCTTTGTGGGCCGTTTGTGAGATGGATTCTGACTCGGATCTGTGGGAAATTGTTTGCCTCATTTTTTCAGTCGGTAGTAGAGGTTTATTTTATGGTGGCATGGTTGATATTTTACTTTGCTGCACGGTGTAAGGATGGAAATCCAGATGGTCGGAGGTTCGGTCGGAGAAATTTGGAGGATTACATTGATGGTCATAGATGATACCGCTCCTAAGTGGGCAACAGTTCACTTAGAGGCCTCAACTGTAACTGTAAAAATACTGGTAATGTTTGATGCTTGGGTGTACCTGTCTTGAATGTATTGTTGTATGTAGTTCTCAGTGTGAAAATATATATGGTGTATATTTTCATCAAAGTGCTTCATTTGTaaattttgttccatttttcttttttaatttttttttgcatttttgttTCCTGATGATAGTGATATAAGAAATTGAGAATTGCCATGATTTACTTTCTTGAGAAAGACTACTGGTATCCATGATCCTTGCCAGTTATATCTCATAGGCTGTTCTGgctgttctgttcttttgttggttgtttgaggtcttgattTCGAACATGTTTCATAAGGGGTTGAAAACCTTTGCATTTTGTTCAGGTTACTGAGTTTTTGTTACTTGTTAGATAACATAGTTGTTAAGGTGTTTGTTGGCAGGGCACCTTGGTCGCCCAGGCATCATCGAGGTGCCGCCAAggcgccttgttggtgtcaccttgatTTCTTCCTCTCCATTGCCTAGGGTTCTAgactccttgacaactatgttagaTGATTTAACACTGCATTTGATGTAATGGGAAGTGCTAGGAATGCGGTGTGGCACAAATGGCTGGAATCTTGCCTAGCAGTGGATCCTGTTTGTTTCTACTGATTGTTCTGCACATTTGCATGC
It encodes the following:
- the LOC122087177 gene encoding uncharacterized protein LOC122087177, yielding MSGPRLDLRTREQVIKQSTASFFSSFYTFLFLSLLLFSFRTTVENGTLHVTSFIDRDPSLKALLSRLDLAGKNARSSEGLRSPDAVNRRRRPFLHLSRIGTLDDDFFSGEGDEDRSLFGMGRRSPVNGSSVNLSHFFSREGKLGLSNSEERYGFRLSEVVGSGFLFKMEGLSSSGDGDGNVEGTERAALEKGEEVDRPADFQLFIKGVRIGRRDAAALFFLVSFLSVAYGWVILGYLVTHSCILGIVFYTVVNDHLGRYQSFSGTVKAGSRLGIRRLSGFILMRWAVKDALTQLLGLWFFGEIEDQYSFFKLFVRLKLMPFSIISPWIRGFETEISGFLFTWFLVDVIVAFIFALDCWVAIMDTRRSGREVVKEGCYLISTMLNQAVQLKCYEAILCGPFVRWILTRICGKLFASFFQSVVEVYFMVAWLIFYFAARCKDGNPDGRRFGRRNLEDYIDGHR